Proteins from a genomic interval of Rhodothermus marinus:
- the fabG gene encoding 3-oxoacyl-[acyl-carrier-protein] reductase, which yields MTFDFSGQSVLVTGGTRGIGRAIVEAFAKAGARVAFTYRSSVQEAEALKAQLEAQGTEVLAFQADAADFEAAGRVVEAVLEAWGKIDVLVNNAGITRDNLLLRMNEADWDAVLAANLKSVFNFCKHVYRPMMRQRSGRIINISSVVGVVGNAGQTNYAASKAGIIGFSKSLARELGSRGITVNVVAPGYIETDMTAALPEQARQAMLSGIPLGRPGTPEDVAQAVLFLASPAAGYITGHVLHVDGGMAM from the coding sequence ATGACGTTCGATTTCTCCGGGCAGTCCGTACTGGTGACCGGCGGTACGCGCGGCATCGGCCGCGCCATCGTGGAGGCCTTCGCAAAGGCCGGCGCCCGCGTCGCCTTCACCTATCGCAGCTCCGTGCAGGAGGCCGAGGCGCTCAAGGCGCAGCTCGAAGCGCAGGGGACCGAGGTGCTGGCCTTTCAGGCCGATGCGGCCGACTTCGAGGCGGCCGGACGCGTCGTGGAGGCCGTGCTGGAGGCCTGGGGGAAGATCGACGTGCTCGTGAACAATGCCGGGATCACGCGCGACAACCTGCTGCTCCGCATGAACGAGGCGGACTGGGATGCCGTGCTGGCGGCCAATCTGAAAAGCGTGTTCAACTTCTGCAAGCACGTCTACCGGCCCATGATGCGCCAGCGCAGCGGCCGCATCATCAACATCTCGTCGGTGGTGGGCGTGGTGGGCAATGCCGGGCAGACGAACTATGCGGCCTCGAAGGCCGGCATCATCGGCTTCTCGAAGAGCCTGGCGCGGGAGCTGGGCAGCCGGGGCATTACGGTGAACGTGGTGGCGCCCGGCTACATCGAAACCGACATGACGGCCGCGCTGCCCGAACAGGCCCGTCAGGCCATGCTGAGCGGCATTCCGCTGGGCCGGCCGGGCACGCCCGAAGACGTGGCGCAGGCCGTGCTGTTTCTCGCCTCGCCTGCCGCCGGCTACATTACCGGACACGTGCTGCACGTCGACGGCGGCATGGCCATGTAG